The window TCAACTATTTACCGAAGAATAAACGCACTTCGCAATGTTTTCCCACATCACACATTTTTACAATACACCGCCACACCACAGGCAAATCTATTCATAAATATAATGGATAGACTTTCTCCTAATTTCATAAAACTATTAACTCCCGGACCTGATTACACAGGAGGAATTGATTTTTTCAGAAATAATCCAAACCTTATCTTGGAGATACCACCAAATGAAATTCCTACTCCAACAAATCCGCTTTTTGAAATTCCAGAGAGTTTGAAAAGTGCTTTACGCATTTTCTTTTTGGGTGTGGTTGCAGGAGAAATGCAAAATAATCACAGGAACAGGACAATGCTTGTCCATCCTTCAAGACTGCAAGGAGACCACAACGAATTTACAAATTGGATAAGAAATACTTGTAATAGTTGGCAGAGACTACTTTCAGGCAATGATGATGAAGACAGAAGAGAACTAATTGACGAGTTCAGAACTTCATATAATCAATTACAAATGACTGTTTCTGATTTGCCTAGTTTTGAAACGCTGACAGGAAACGATTTGATTCACGCTCTGCGATACACCCAAATTGTTGAAGTCAATTCTAGAAATGGAGTAACACCGCAAATTCCTTGGAATGATTTCTACTCTTGGATTTTAGTGGGCGGACAATCAATGGATAGAGGCTTTACGGTTGAAGGTTTGACCGTAACTTATATGCTGAGAAATATTGGTACAGGAAACGTTGATACAATTCAACAGAGAGCAAGGTTTTTTGGATATAAAAGAGGTTACTTAGGCTATTGTAGAGTATTCTTAGACCAAGTAACTATTGATGCTTATAATTTTATCGTAGAACACGAAGAAGATGTAAGAAATAGACTTTTAGAATTCCATTTGAATGATAGACATCTAAACGATTTAGACAGAGTGGCAGTGCTTAATCAAATGTTAAACCTAACTAGACGAAACATCATCTATGACGATTTAGATAGAGATACATTTGGCAATGATTGGTTTAGAATTAACGCACCACACGACACAGATGAATTGATTGAAGCCAATAGAAATGCCCTTTTAACTTTCCTACAATCAAGAGCAGGATTGTTTAACCAAGATGAGGGACATCCAAATAGAACTGAAGAACAAAAACATTTAGTTGCAAGAATTACGATTCAAGAATGTTTGGAGCATTTGCTTAACAATCTTCGTTATACAAGAGAAAGTGATTCAGCAACATACTCAAGCCTTAGAGGTATTTTAAAAGGATATATTGAGGAACATTCAGACGAAGAATGTTTGGTTTACTTGATGAGTACAAATTCTTATGAAAATTGGACACCAAGAACTCGTAGATTAAATCGAAATGATGAAATACAACAGCTATTTCAAGGTCGTAACCCGAGAACAGGAGAAGTAATTTACCCAGGTGATTCAGAAATTAAGGATGAAAATCTTTTGACAATTCAAATTCACCTTTTGAATTTGAGAGATACCGATTTTCAAAACGTGCCAACTATAGCAATTTGGATTCCTGAACATATGGGAGCTGATTTAATAAGGCAAGTATGAATTTAATTGACCTATACGATTCTCTGAGCTTGCCTGAAAATGACAGCAAGGTTTTCAATGCAATTCCAATCCCCGAATACCCAAATTTTCGAGTGGCAATTGACTTTGAAGGGAATGCAGTTTTATTGCTTTCTGTATCTAAGAGAATTAAGGATTTAAGCCTGAAGAATTTTCGCCTCAAATATTTGCAACTTGAACAAAACCTTGAATGTAAAATTTATGAGAATGATTCCTTCAAATTTCAAACATTTACTGTTATTACATTCCGTTGCAGCGACAGAAACTTGCAAGAATACTTTCTTAGAATATCTGAATCTCTCGTAAAAACAGTTGGACAAAATCCAACTCAACCACAAGTAATTGATTCGCTCAAAAAGTTTGTTGAAGTATTTAAAACCTTGACAGATTCTCCTACAAATACAGTAAACGGTCTTTGGGCTGAGTTATTTTTAATTGAAAATTCAACCAATCCAAAAGAACTCATAAATTATTGGCATAACATACCAGAGGAGAAATTTGATTTTAACGCAGGAACAGAAAGAATTGAAGTTAAGAGCAGTTCGAACTTTGAGAGAAAACATATTTTCTCAGCGGCACAGTTAAACCCTCCGTCTGATACACAAGTTTTAATTGCTTCGGTTTTTTTAAAACAACACAATTCAGGGAATAGCATTCAGTATTTAATTGACAGAATTTCTGAGAAGATTGATTACGACTTTGATACAGTTGAAAAGCTAAACACAATTGTTTTTAGAACGCTTGGAAGTTCTTTGGAACATTCCATTGGCGTAAAATTCGATTATGACATTGCTCAACAGTCTTTACGTTTTTACAGACATCAAGACATTGACAAAATAGAGGAAGTTCATATTCCAAACAATGTTTCAGAAGTGAAATATAAATCTGACTTGACAAGTATCAAGGCAATAGAATTAAATAAACTAAAAGAAAGAAAAGGACTATTCAATGCTTTATAACAAAATAGAAATAAAACCAACGCTTCACAGCCACACACATTGCCAAGTCGCACCAGCCGACCCGCAAGCCAAAACTTGGCAAAGAGTGTGTCTGCCCTACCGCACGACCAAAACGACCGAAAAACAGACGGACGAAAAAGAACACCGAACGCACAACATTATGCCGAATAGAAAAAAGCCCTAATGCAAAAAAGCCCTGAGAGTAGAAAACACTTCAGGGCTTTTTGCTATTCGGTGTTCAGCGACACCGGTATTTTTTGTATAGGAGGTTTTGTAGCTTTGGTTCTTTGTGATTTAGTGCTTTTTATAGTTACCGGTTGTAGTATTTCGCATGTTTGCGGATGATTGGGTTTGCTTAAACACACAACTTCCCCTACCCAAGATACTTAGGATTTTAGATGCTGTCATTATGTTTGTTATTGTCATCGCATTTGTTTAACAGGTTTTTGTATCTTTTGTGGAGAGCCTTTGTTGTGCAACAGCGCTACATTTACTAACTGTACACCCTGCCGTGCTATGTTGATATAGGTTGCCTGTAATTCTAAGGTTCCAGTTTTACAAACACTACACTGCGTAATATCCACACCGTACTTCATCGCTGCTAAAGTGGTTACGGGTAGTTTTACTTTTAGTGGTGGCTCTGCTATTTTTAATTGCCTGCAAATAGATTTTAAACGCTCTGTTTTGTTCTGATGGGATAAAAACCCACTGTGCCGTATCTTCACAAAACCTTTGGGCAGTATGTGTTGCTCAAACCTGCGCAAAAATTCTTCATGGCTCAAGGTCATCAACTTTTGTTTGTTGTCATCTTGGTAGTCTTTGTATTTGAATGTGATGGTTGTGTCGGTTATTGCCATTATCCGATGCGTAGTAATAGCAACCTTATGCGTATATCTGCCTAAGTATTCCAACACCTGTTGTGTCCCGCCAAAAGGACGTTTGGCATATACATTCCACTTGATGAACTGCAATTCTCCCATTGTTTTCTCAAACATTTTTTCATCTTCAATATTCAGTTGATGATTGAATTTTAATGCTAACAGTTTTTCTAAGAAATAGCCCTTGAAAATCTTTTCCATCGCTCTTCTGGGAAAAAGAAAGTTACCGGTCCTGCGTTTCTCTTTTTGCCACCGGCCCTCTTTATCTATGCCACCACCACTCACGATGCAATGTATGTGCGGATGAAAAGTTAAGTCTTGTCCGTTGGTGTGCAAAATGCTGATGATGCCCGGTGTTCCTCCAAGATATTTTTCATCACTACCCAATTTTCTAAGCGTATAATTGCTTGCTTCAAACAACAAATTAAGAACTGCTTTGCGGTTGCCCATGGCCAGACTTCTTAATTGCTGCGGCAGGGTAAACACGATATGGAAATAGGTGGTGGGCAACAACTCACTCATTCTGTCGTGCAGCCACTGTTCGCGCTTTAAGCCACCACAATTGGGGCAATGCCGGTTGCCGCAACTATGATATTGGTGATGTTGGTGAGAACAAGTATTGCAGCGATAAACATGCATGCCTAACCTTAACGTATGGCAATCGGACAACTTTTTCAACACACTTTGACTGTACGGATTAAACTGCTGTCCACTGTGGTGGGCAAAGATTCTGGTTTGAAGCCTTTGCTTAATTTCCGCTTGTTCCACCACCCAATCTTTCTAAGGGAGATACAATGCCAAGCTGGGTGTGGTGTTGCAGGTGCAGATAAATCATGGTGGTTTCTAACTTGCTATGGCCAAGCAGTGTTTTTATCACATGAATATTATTGCCCTGATTGAGCAGGTGCGTAGCAAAGGAGTGTCGCAGGGTATGTGCCGTAAACCGTCCGCATTCGAATCCTGCTTTTTGCATGGCACTATTTACCACCAACTGCATGCTGCGTACATGAACAGCACACTTGGTCTGTTGGCTGGTAAACAGGTATTCTTTGGGGCGTCCGGCCTGTAAATAGTACTGCCTAAGCTGAATCAATAAACTTTGTGGCAGTAAGGTGAAACGATCTTTTCCGCCTTTACCCTGTACTACTTTAATACGCTGGTTGGTGCTGTCTATATGGCTAATCTTTAAATCACACACTTCGCTAATGCGCATACCGCAGCCATAAAGCAACCCCACAACACAGTATTCTTTTAAAGAAAGCGATGCATTAAACAGTTGGGCTACTTGCTGCTCTGTCATAATATCAGGAAGCACAAATTGTTTTTTAGGGTAAAGCTTGCTGGGAACGATATAATCCGATGGCATAACTTTCTTAAAAAAGTAACTACAGGCTTGTGCCACACTCCTGCATTTGGCTCGGCCTACCCTATGGTTCTCTTTAATAAATAGCACATAACGCTCAATGTGTTCTTGCCGTAATTCTTCCACTTGCAAATTGTTGTAATGCTTAAAGAGCAAGGTGAGCTCTTGCAGGTAGTTGCGCACAGAGCCCTTGCCGTACTCTTGTATTTGTAAAAGTTGCAGAGTCTTTTGCAACCATCTTTTGCCACTTTCATTGAGTGGTTTTAAAGAAATGGTGTTTCCTTTCATAATATATTTTTTGATGAAAGGTAATGTCCGTATCTTTGCTTATGATGTCAATAGCAAAATACAAAACTCACCGAAGGTGTCGCTTGAACATCACCTATACGCAAGCAGGGGTTTCGTGCTTCGTAGGAAAGGAAAGTGGTAAATTTGAAGTTCAGTTCTTCGTAGAAAGTTCAGTGGTAAAAATCCCTGCCTGCGTATAGCTGAGAACCGTTAGGGTGCATTTTAGAACAGACCGACAAAAAATCGTAAATTTGAAATATGAACGATACGACAATATATTCAATAGGACACGGAAACAAAAAGATTGAGGACTTCATCAAGGAACTCAAAACTTTTGAAGTACAATTTCTGCTTGACATTCGGTCTAAACCGTTTTCAAAGTGGAATCCACAATTCAATCAAAATGAATTAAGGTTTAAACTTGAAGAAAATGGTATTAAATATGTTTTTGTTGGAGACACCTTAGGAGGTCTTCCCGAAGATAGGAGCTGTTATGACTATAATGGAAAAGTCGTTTATGACCTTATTAAAGAAAAAGACTTTTTCAAAGAAGGCCTAAAAAGATTGACAATTGCAAATGAAAAGCATATTAAGCTTGCAATTATGTGTAGTGAATCAAAACCAGAAGAATGCCATAGAAGTAAACTAATTGGTCAAGAATTGCTTAAAAAGAAAATATCATTAAAACATATAGTTTCTGACAAATTAATTAAATCACAAGAGATGGTTATGGCAGAATTAACCAAAGGAAAAGGAACGGTTGACCTTTTTGGAAACGAAATTGACTTCACATCACGAAAATCATATTAAAATGGAATTTTTTACAATAGGAGTTTATAACTCAACTGAACAAGAATACTTTAAAAAGCTGACAGAAAACAACATTGACACCTTTTGTGACATCAGGCAACGTAGAGGAGTTAGAGGCTCACAATATGCTTTTGTTAATAGTAATAGGCTTCAACAGAAATTGAATGACCTTGATATTAAATACGGTCACGTTATGGAACTTGCACCAACAAGCGAAATAAGAGACCTTCAAAAAGAAGCGGACAATCAAAAAGGAGAGTTAAAGCGAGACCGTAACAAATTGGGGCAGGTTTTTACGATTGCCTACAAAGACAGAATTTTAAACAAATTTGATTTTGATTCTTTCATTGACAAGTTAGATGAAGTGGGTGCAAATAGAGTGGTTTTATTTTGTGTTGAAGAAAAGCCAGAAGCTTGTCATAGGTCAATAGTGACTGACAAATTGGAAAAACTCGGATATAAAATTACGCACCTATGAAAGGCATCGTTTTAATTTTGTCAAAGACAAAAATGAATAATAATCAAGTTTGCGTTGGTGGTTTAACACTAAGCGGTAGGTATGTTAGATTAATGGATGAAAATGGTAATAATCAACCAGAAAACACTGACTTAGAACCAAAACAAGCTTGGGAAATAGAATTTGAAGAGAGACCTAATAATACACCACCTCACGTTGAAGATATTTTAGTTAAAAATAGAGTTCGCAAAGGAAATTTAAAGGATGGTATAACAATCAAAGATTTTATTGAAAAGCGAAACATTCCAATATGGAGTGGCCACCCAGATGAACTTTTTGATAAATTTATTCAATGGACTCAAAGTGGAAGTGGCTATATTGATAAAAATGGAGGTATTCCAAACCATAGTGTTGGTTTTTGGATAAGCGACAAAGATTTAAAGCGAAAAGACTATCAAGGAATTAGGTATCAATATCCTTCAACAAATGGTTGGCGTAGTTTGAAATTTAAAGGAACCGAAAAACCAGTTGATGTTATACCTGCCGGAACTTTAATACGAGTTTCGCTTGCAAGATGGAAAGCTTTTAACGAAGGGGAGCAACCTAAATGTTGGCTTCAACTTTCAGGGTGGTACGACTTAGGAGAAAGTTCAATTGAAGATGACGACTTACCATTTTAGAAGAAAAACGCACCCTAACAGCACCTACCCAAAAGTGGCGGTTCAGTGGTTAAATCAAGCTTTGTGCTTCTATCAAAGTTTCTGTTTGGTTGACAGTGAAGTGCTTCGAAATCGCCACCTTCGGGTAGCTGCAAAACGTCAGGCTGTGAAAAAAGTCATTTTCTTTTAAAATACTGCTTTTAAAATTAATGTAGAAGTGCTCTTCTCTGTTTTAAGATGGCTTGATTTTATGCAGCGATATTTTCTTGGAAAAAATTAATGGGCGTATATTGGCTTATCAGCCGCGGCTGATGAAGTCTACTCTTAATTGAAAAACCTCTTCCCGGATACTTTGGTGTCCAATTTTTCAGCACTTCCATCAGTCTATCAAAGCCTAAGATGTTCTTGGCGCGTTTTATATTGTAAACAGTCATGATGAGTGCCAGCTCTCCATTCACTTTTTTTAATCCTCTCAAATTGGTGTAATACAAATTCCACTGCCGTTTGATTGTGCCAAAGATATGTTCGTTTAGCTCCTGCCGTTTGCGGTATAACTCTGCGTTGGATTCATAGTTCGTTTTGTTTCTCTCTACCGCTTCGGCATATTCACTGCGTTCTATTTCCCTTCGACCATCCTGTCTGCCGGTGCAGAGGTGTTTTACAGGGCATGTATTGCAAGCTGTACTTCGGTACTTTTTAAATTGATAGGAGATGTCTTCACTGCGCTTTTTTGTATGCAATTTGCCTGTGGTATGCAGTGTTTCGCCTTGCGGACAGGTGTACGTATCGGTTTCCTGGTTGTACTTAAAGTGTTGAATGAGGTACTCAGGTTGTGTGCCACCTTCGTTGCTGTTCACTATCTCTTGCCTTGCTACTATTGTTTCTATTGCTGCTGCCTGACATGATTGCAATTCTTTTCCGGTGTGATATCCTTTGTCGGCTATAACCGTGAGGGCTTCTGCTTTTATATTCTCTTTGGCTTCGCTGCTTATATCGTACAAGGCATTTTTATCGTTGCGATTGATGGTGTGTGTGGCTACTACCAAGCTGTGCTGTGCATCTACGGCTGCTTGTACATTGTAGCCTACTTCTACCACTACACCTCGAACCAATAGGGCTCTTGCATCAGGGTCAGTAGTGCTTACCTGTGGCTCTTTATTCTCTTCTAGTTGCTTGGCTAATTGTTCGTACTTGATCTTATGTGTTTTCAGCTTGGCTAATTTATCTTCTACATCACTAATGGATAGACTCTGGACTTGGTTTTCTTCCCTATCGGCTTTATCTAACTGCTCTAAATATTGTTCTGTTTTTTCTTCGATATATGCCAGATGCCTTTCAATCTTTTTGGGGTTATAGTTATTCTTTTTACTGTTGCTCCCTCTTATTTTGGTGCCATCTACGGCAATCACATTACCACCAATCAAGCCCGCTTCTTTCAAAAACAACACAAACAACTTAAATAAGCTTTTTAGTGCCACAGCATTAATCTTTCGGAAGTCGGCAATAGAATGATAGTTCGGACAAAGTCCTTTGAGCAACCACTGCAACTCAATATTACGAACAGCTTCTTTCT of the Bacteroidia bacterium genome contains:
- a CDS encoding Z1 domain-containing protein, which produces MRSKGFTNSDRSLNQSGERILDETYRIMQVCGNPNDQTNNETGIVIGYVQSGKTLSFNTLTALARDNNYQIVIVIAGVSTNLVNQSTQRLADDLRLNTRFDRKWTLLQNPNSNQEAETIETTLAQWADPTFPIERCRILLITVMKNTSHLNNLVNILAGQNLTGVPTLIIDDEGDQASLNTRARWAARQNIDIESLTENQVSTIYRRINALRNVFPHHTFLQYTATPQANLFINIMDRLSPNFIKLLTPGPDYTGGIDFFRNNPNLILEIPPNEIPTPTNPLFEIPESLKSALRIFFLGVVAGEMQNNHRNRTMLVHPSRLQGDHNEFTNWIRNTCNSWQRLLSGNDDEDRRELIDEFRTSYNQLQMTVSDLPSFETLTGNDLIHALRYTQIVEVNSRNGVTPQIPWNDFYSWILVGGQSMDRGFTVEGLTVTYMLRNIGTGNVDTIQQRARFFGYKRGYLGYCRVFLDQVTIDAYNFIVEHEEDVRNRLLEFHLNDRHLNDLDRVAVLNQMLNLTRRNIIYDDLDRDTFGNDWFRINAPHDTDELIEANRNALLTFLQSRAGLFNQDEGHPNRTEEQKHLVARITIQECLEHLLNNLRYTRESDSATYSSLRGILKGYIEEHSDEECLVYLMSTNSYENWTPRTRRLNRNDEIQQLFQGRNPRTGEVIYPGDSEIKDENLLTIQIHLLNLRDTDFQNVPTIAIWIPEHMGADLIRQV
- a CDS encoding PD-(D/E)XK motif protein; translation: MNLIDLYDSLSLPENDSKVFNAIPIPEYPNFRVAIDFEGNAVLLLSVSKRIKDLSLKNFRLKYLQLEQNLECKIYENDSFKFQTFTVITFRCSDRNLQEYFLRISESLVKTVGQNPTQPQVIDSLKKFVEVFKTLTDSPTNTVNGLWAELFLIENSTNPKELINYWHNIPEEKFDFNAGTERIEVKSSSNFERKHIFSAAQLNPPSDTQVLIASVFLKQHNSGNSIQYLIDRISEKIDYDFDTVEKLNTIVFRTLGSSLEHSIGVKFDYDIAQQSLRFYRHQDIDKIEEVHIPNNVSEVKYKSDLTSIKAIELNKLKERKGLFNAL
- a CDS encoding IS91 family transposase, which encodes MEQAEIKQRLQTRIFAHHSGQQFNPYSQSVLKKLSDCHTLRLGMHVYRCNTCSHQHHQYHSCGNRHCPNCGGLKREQWLHDRMSELLPTTYFHIVFTLPQQLRSLAMGNRKAVLNLLFEASNYTLRKLGSDEKYLGGTPGIISILHTNGQDLTFHPHIHCIVSGGGIDKEGRWQKEKRRTGNFLFPRRAMEKIFKGYFLEKLLALKFNHQLNIEDEKMFEKTMGELQFIKWNVYAKRPFGGTQQVLEYLGRYTHKVAITTHRIMAITDTTITFKYKDYQDDNKQKLMTLSHEEFLRRFEQHILPKGFVKIRHSGFLSHQNKTERLKSICRQLKIAEPPLKVKLPVTTLAAMKYGVDITQCSVCKTGTLELQATYINIARQGVQLVNVALLHNKGSPQKIQKPVKQMR
- a CDS encoding tyrosine-type recombinase/integrase; the protein is MKGNTISLKPLNESGKRWLQKTLQLLQIQEYGKGSVRNYLQELTLLFKHYNNLQVEELRQEHIERYVLFIKENHRVGRAKCRSVAQACSYFFKKVMPSDYIVPSKLYPKKQFVLPDIMTEQQVAQLFNASLSLKEYCVVGLLYGCGMRISEVCDLKISHIDSTNQRIKVVQGKGGKDRFTLLPQSLLIQLRQYYLQAGRPKEYLFTSQQTKCAVHVRSMQLVVNSAMQKAGFECGRFTAHTLRHSFATHLLNQGNNIHVIKTLLGHSKLETTMIYLHLQHHTQLGIVSPLERLGGGTSGN
- a CDS encoding DUF488 domain-containing protein, yielding MNDTTIYSIGHGNKKIEDFIKELKTFEVQFLLDIRSKPFSKWNPQFNQNELRFKLEENGIKYVFVGDTLGGLPEDRSCYDYNGKVVYDLIKEKDFFKEGLKRLTIANEKHIKLAIMCSESKPEECHRSKLIGQELLKKKISLKHIVSDKLIKSQEMVMAELTKGKGTVDLFGNEIDFTSRKSY
- a CDS encoding DUF488 domain-containing protein, with the protein product MEFFTIGVYNSTEQEYFKKLTENNIDTFCDIRQRRGVRGSQYAFVNSNRLQQKLNDLDIKYGHVMELAPTSEIRDLQKEADNQKGELKRDRNKLGQVFTIAYKDRILNKFDFDSFIDKLDEVGANRVVLFCVEEKPEACHRSIVTDKLEKLGYKITHL
- a CDS encoding IS1182 family transposase, with amino-acid sequence MPQIQGINREQITFSNLESQIAKDNEIRFIDAFVDKLDLKQLGIQSLIQREKKKAGRASFEDALFLKLYLYAYLNGLRSSRKLEKEAVRNIELQWLLKGLCPNYHSIADFRKINAVALKSLFKLFVLFLKEAGLIGGNVIAVDGTKIRGSNSKKNNYNPKKIERHLAYIEEKTEQYLEQLDKADREENQVQSLSISDVEDKLAKLKTHKIKYEQLAKQLEENKEPQVSTTDPDARALLVRGVVVEVGYNVQAAVDAQHSLVVATHTINRNDKNALYDISSEAKENIKAEALTVIADKGYHTGKELQSCQAAAIETIVARQEIVNSNEGGTQPEYLIQHFKYNQETDTYTCPQGETLHTTGKLHTKKRSEDISYQFKKYRSTACNTCPVKHLCTGRQDGRREIERSEYAEAVERNKTNYESNAELYRKRQELNEHIFGTIKRQWNLYYTNLRGLKKVNGELALIMTVYNIKRAKNILGFDRLMEVLKNWTPKYPGRGFSIKSRLHQPRLISQYTPINFFQENIAA